A region of Toxorhynchites rutilus septentrionalis strain SRP chromosome 1, ASM2978413v1, whole genome shotgun sequence DNA encodes the following proteins:
- the LOC129769229 gene encoding type-1 angiotensin II receptor-associated protein-like, with protein sequence MDIQRALNTPYLRVKLIALIHFTLVAFALQSYWLPSAYSFYNLIYILSLFWAIQCRESVDAIHIASLINASSFIFDLIGIIAHFPNNGGIFSVVFAIFNLALRPFTLLVLHRELIDRGGSFAISGGSNDIPANYEDIDRTHQTFSPNV encoded by the exons TTATAGCTCTCATCCACTTCACTCTTGTAGCTTTCGCTCTACAAAGCTACTGGTTACCATCGGCCTATTCGTTTTACAATCTTATATATATTCTGTCGCTGTTTTGGGCAATTCAATGTAGAGAATCGGTTGACGCAATCCATATA GCATCCCTTATCAATGCGTCTAGTTTCATATTCGATTTGATTGGTATAATTGCTCATTTTCCCAATAATGGAGGAATATTTTCTGTTGTATTTGCCATATTTAACTTAGCGCTCCGACCATTTACATTGTTGGTACTCCATCGTGAACTAATCGACCGTGGAGGATCCTTTGCAATCTCGGGAGGATCAAATGATATTCCTGCAAACTACGAAGACATCGACCGCACACATCAAACTTTCTCGCCAAATGTTTGA
- the LOC129769219 gene encoding gametogenetin-binding protein 2-like: MAKLTYVYRSDEMNCVKVSKRQLPLIGGENLMMLMDLNTKGLIFDHSPVIGLELEEFTKKYRLLSPAELRLSLNVPTIEFTAMLSQNVPCVGCRRSVERLFYQLMLSGHPTLDPIVITNKGILTISDDKMKSPQSVCTLFHKHRALLEGLVDNQFRNRKSSRCSLHSLDSFRLRPFSETWRDVWNCMKQQCKDEIAVIEASELHTTLNSYLKKHKFCQECRTKVEKAYSLLVEESNPAKEKGYVAHLYSGIKRCLTDKHIHLQTKFEYIDGLITRAEPELSGRNSKHRERHAKTLEIAQEEVLTCIGMCLYERLRRINVCLREEENACQVLAAVAVHALCRSFDMAVENKQGISNLELLYQEISREERSREQKKEQKKLKKRKKRNEKKRSENGLTIFEKCEKSKCLCSTDDFENTGFGTVDRLVECDNRIINANVGRHENPPRYETTCNSCEEAVHSRQTTAVFTLPSIDGGYSSEPQNTESSNVSDSITSSLVSTPEGSEIACSEGFCNHDSVLHSRESTTTYNGKGIRRTMPQKMKTSPKFTMTLQEMLDKSSVDDDDGEIHSIPQECIMEFKLRSNVIKQQREALRQQLLSNFKRLCISHCMKENQKN, from the exons ATGGCGAAACTCACGTATGTGTATCGGTCGGACGAGATGAATTGTGTCAAAGTTTCGAAGAGGCAGCTACCATTGATAGGAGGAGAAAATTTGATG ATGTTAATGGATTTGAACACTAAAGGCCTCATATTTGATCATTCGCCTGTGATCGGATTAGAATTAGAggaatttacgaaaaaatataGGCTCTTATCTCCAGCAGAACTACGATTGTCGCTCAATGTACCTACTATAGAATTTACTGCGATGTTAAGTCAAAATGTGCCTTGTGTTGGATGTAGAAGAAGTGTTGAACGACTTTTCTATCAGTTAATGCTTTCCGGACATCCAACGCTCGATCCAATCGTTATTACGAATAAAGGCATTTTAACAATAAGTGACGATAAAATGAAATCGCCACAGTCAGTGtgtacattatttcataaacatAGAGCGTTACTTGAAGGACTGGTAGACAATCAATTCCGGAACAGAAAAAGCTCACGTTGTAGTCTACATTCATTGGACTCGTTTCGTTTACGTCCATTTTCTGAAACATGGAGAGATGTATGGAATTGTATGAAACAACAATGTAAAGATGAAATAGCTGTAATCGAAGCGTCCGAACTACATACTACGCTTAACAGTTACTTAAAAAAGCATAAATTCTGTCAAGAATGTCGCACTAAG GTCGAAAAGGCATACTCTTTACTTGTAGAAGAAAGCAATCCCGCAAAAGAAAAAGGCTATGTTGCGCATTTATATTCCGGAATAAAGCGTTGTCTAACAGATAAGCATATCCACCTCCAAACTAAGTTCGAGTACATCGATGGATTGATTACCCGAGCAGAGCCAGAGTTGAGTGGCAG AAATTCGAAACATCGGGAGCGACACGCGAAAACACTTGAAATAGCTCAAGAAGAAGTCCTTACATGCATAGGAATGTGCCTTTATGAAAGGCTGAGACGTATCAATGTGTGTTTACGTGAAGAAGAAAATGCGTGTCAGGTGCTAGCGGCTGTAGCAGTTCATGCTCTGTGTCGAAGCTTTGATATGGCAGTTGAAAACAAGCAAGGAATAAGCAATCTAGAATTGTTGTATCAAGAAATAAGTCGGGAAGAACGTTCAAGGGAACAAAAGAAGGAacagaaaaagttgaaaaaacgcAAGAAGCGCAACGAGAAAAAACGTTCCGAAAATGGTTtgacgatttttgaaaaatgtgaaaaaagcaAATGTTTATGCTCAACGGATGATTTTGAAAATACTGGATTCGGCACAGTAGATCGCCTAGTGGAATGTGATAATAGAATTATCAATGCAAACGTAGGTCGTCACGAAAATCCTCCAAGATATGAAACTACATGCAATTCATGCGAGGAAGCCGTACATTCAAGACAGACTACCGCCGTATTTACCTTACCTTCCATCGATGGTGGCTATTCTTCAGAACCTCAGAATACGGAATCGTCAAATGTATCTGATTCAATAACTTCTAGTCTTGTTAGTACTCCTGAAGGGTCCGAAATTGCATGCTCAGAAGGATTTTGTAATCATGATAGTGTGCTACACTCCAGAGAATCTACTACTACGTATAACGGTAAAGGCATTAGAAGAACTATGCCCCAGAAGATGAAGACTTCACCAAAGTTCACGATGACGTTACAGGAAATGTTG GATAAATCTTccgttgatgatgatgatggagaAATACATTCGATCCCCCAGGAATGTATTATGGAATTTAAATTACGCAGCAATGTTATCAAGCAGCAGAGAGAAGCTCTACGACAACAACTACTAAGCAATTTCAAGCGATTATGTATCAGCCACTGTATGAAAGAAAATCAGAAGAATTAA